Proteins found in one Paraburkholderia caballeronis genomic segment:
- a CDS encoding Crp/Fnr family transcriptional regulator, with protein MLALQSDLHGNHLLGALPSSEWQCLAPHLELVHLRTEQLLCDAAQRIHHVYFPTTAIVSLLSTMEDGSSVEIAAVGREGMTGVPVLTGGETMPNRVQVQCAGFAYRMSAQALRQQFARSDFLRRLMLLYMHALLTQVAQTAACNRHHSLSRQLCRWLLIEVDRVASNDLAVTQQLIADMLGVRREGITEAAGKLHNDGLIHHSRGHIKVLDRDGLEARACECYGIVKREFERLLPSLRQAEAVC; from the coding sequence ATGCTTGCCCTTCAATCCGATCTTCACGGCAACCACCTGCTCGGCGCACTGCCTTCGAGCGAATGGCAATGCCTCGCCCCTCACCTCGAACTCGTCCATCTGCGCACCGAGCAGTTGCTGTGCGACGCCGCGCAGCGCATCCACCACGTGTACTTCCCGACGACGGCGATCGTGTCGCTGCTGTCGACGATGGAAGACGGCAGTTCGGTCGAGATCGCCGCGGTCGGCCGCGAGGGCATGACCGGCGTGCCGGTGCTGACCGGCGGCGAAACGATGCCGAACCGCGTGCAGGTGCAGTGCGCGGGTTTCGCGTACCGGATGAGCGCGCAGGCGCTGCGCCAGCAGTTCGCGCGCTCGGACTTCCTGCGCCGGCTGATGCTGCTGTACATGCACGCGCTGCTCACCCAGGTCGCGCAGACCGCCGCGTGCAACCGCCATCATTCGCTGTCGCGCCAGCTGTGCCGCTGGCTGCTGATCGAAGTGGACCGCGTCGCGTCGAACGACCTGGCCGTCACGCAGCAACTGATCGCGGACATGCTCGGCGTGCGCCGCGAAGGCATCACCGAAGCGGCCGGCAAGCTGCACAACGACGGGCTGATCCATCACAGCCGCGGCCACATCAAGGTGCTCGACCGCGACGGCCTCGAAGCGCGCGCGTGCGAATGCTACGGCATCGTGAAGCGCGAATTCGAGCGGCTGCTGCCGAGCCTGCGGCAAGCCGAAGCAGTGTGCTGA
- a CDS encoding acyltransferase family protein: MSTSSPSRLQGLQQLRFFAAFAVLVHHILEEASASPFAHLTPAIERVGASGVDVFFVISGFVMWHTTRGFSRSTSPKRFFVRRVSRIMPPYWACLALVVALWWTGALFKSMSIDGPRLLQSMLLLPPTTSGGMIWGVSWTLVYEFYFYLVCTAALLLPWEKRRTLFIAALLVALPFALNAAGARIQGGYYGNPIVAEFVFGIALGWAAPKLPKRRAAWLLLAVCAVLLYWASAASPDAATYGLRPSLRWWAWGLPATLAVAAFTMTNGIGGTTGRALIALGDSSYVLYLTHGLLMIAFARTIKAGVFHGSATLYAAAFVIACGAVVFAHGLHVVAERPLLAWFQRKEPRVRGSVLT; this comes from the coding sequence ATGTCCACGTCCAGTCCTTCCCGGCTCCAGGGCCTGCAACAACTGCGCTTTTTCGCGGCGTTCGCGGTGCTCGTCCATCACATCCTCGAAGAAGCATCCGCGAGCCCGTTCGCGCATCTGACGCCTGCGATCGAACGCGTCGGCGCATCGGGCGTCGATGTGTTCTTCGTGATCAGCGGGTTCGTGATGTGGCACACGACGCGCGGCTTCTCGCGTTCGACGTCGCCGAAACGCTTCTTCGTGCGCCGCGTGAGCCGCATCATGCCGCCGTACTGGGCGTGTCTCGCGCTCGTCGTCGCGCTGTGGTGGACCGGCGCGCTGTTCAAAAGCATGTCGATCGACGGGCCGCGGCTCCTCCAGTCGATGCTGCTGCTGCCGCCGACCACGTCGGGCGGGATGATCTGGGGCGTGTCGTGGACGCTCGTCTACGAGTTCTACTTTTATCTGGTCTGCACCGCCGCGCTGCTGCTGCCGTGGGAGAAGCGCCGCACGCTGTTCATCGCGGCGCTGCTCGTCGCGCTGCCGTTCGCGTTGAACGCGGCGGGCGCGCGCATTCAGGGCGGTTATTACGGCAACCCGATCGTCGCGGAGTTCGTGTTCGGCATCGCGCTCGGCTGGGCCGCGCCGAAGCTGCCGAAGCGGCGCGCCGCGTGGCTGCTGCTGGCGGTCTGCGCGGTGCTGCTGTACTGGGCGTCGGCCGCGTCGCCGGACGCAGCGACCTATGGGCTGCGGCCGTCGTTGCGCTGGTGGGCGTGGGGTCTGCCCGCGACGCTCGCGGTCGCCGCGTTCACGATGACGAACGGCATCGGCGGCACGACGGGACGCGCGCTGATCGCGCTCGGCGACTCGTCGTATGTGCTGTACCTGACGCACGGGCTGTTGATGATCGCGTTCGCGCGTACGATCAAGGCCGGCGTGTTCCATGGCTCCGCGACGCTCTACGCCGCCGCGTTCGTCATCGCGTGCGGCGCGGTCGTGTTCGCCCATGGGCTCCATGTCGTCGCGGAACGGCCGCTGCTCGCATGGTTCCAGCGGAAGGAGCCGCGCGTGAGGGGTTCGGTGTTGACGTGA
- a CDS encoding MBOAT family O-acyltransferase, which produces MELTSWQFVAFGAAVIVAINVSANPRYRAAVLALANVAFIGSHLNAPLQLLALVALLAGGYAAVAIVRRWTHPAVVATSIAAIVFAFLYLKRYSFMSFVPELHFPYLLLGLSYILFRIIHLIVDSASGGIEEPVDVGRYFNYTCNFLTFISGPIQRFQDYRADADAARTLSADDVEAGFKRVIWGYFKMLAVSASAHAIFLKLSPSLLDPAVVASPWPSAARYAATATVYTVFLYYNFSGFIDVVIGFGRLIGHRFPENFNRPFVAASFLDFWSRWHMTLSNWFRDYMFSPLLAALMSRYPSAKLAPWFGVAGFFVTFMVMGVWHGATPVFVAYGFAMGLGASLNKMWQLFMTARLGRKGYREFCKAPAYLYFCRGLTFAYFALGVTALWVDIGQLAHLGRTLGVAGVLATFAALTVLGALGLLAGDLARSGFAWAGRAFVAERRGGMRAAFALACGVLLTLAVNTLFNQPPEFVYRAF; this is translated from the coding sequence ATGGAATTGACGTCCTGGCAGTTCGTCGCATTCGGCGCCGCCGTGATCGTCGCGATCAACGTCAGCGCGAATCCGCGTTATCGCGCCGCCGTGCTCGCGCTCGCGAACGTCGCGTTCATCGGCAGCCATCTGAATGCGCCGCTGCAACTGCTCGCGCTCGTTGCGCTGCTCGCCGGCGGTTATGCGGCCGTTGCGATCGTGCGCCGCTGGACGCATCCGGCCGTCGTCGCAACGAGCATCGCGGCGATCGTGTTCGCGTTCCTGTACCTGAAGCGCTATTCGTTCATGAGCTTCGTTCCGGAACTGCACTTTCCGTATCTGCTGCTCGGGCTGTCGTACATCCTGTTCCGGATCATTCACCTGATCGTCGACAGCGCGAGCGGCGGCATCGAGGAGCCGGTGGACGTGGGCCGTTACTTCAACTACACGTGCAACTTCCTGACGTTCATTTCCGGCCCGATCCAGCGCTTCCAGGACTATCGCGCGGACGCCGATGCAGCGCGCACGCTGAGCGCCGACGACGTCGAGGCGGGCTTCAAACGGGTGATCTGGGGATACTTCAAGATGCTCGCGGTGTCCGCATCGGCGCACGCGATTTTCCTGAAGCTGAGCCCCTCACTGCTCGATCCGGCCGTCGTCGCGTCGCCGTGGCCGTCGGCCGCGCGTTACGCCGCGACCGCGACCGTCTACACGGTGTTCCTGTACTACAACTTCTCCGGCTTCATCGACGTCGTGATCGGCTTCGGCCGGCTGATCGGCCATCGTTTCCCGGAAAACTTCAACCGTCCGTTCGTCGCCGCGAGTTTCCTCGACTTCTGGAGCCGCTGGCACATGACGCTGTCGAACTGGTTCCGCGACTACATGTTCAGCCCGCTGCTCGCCGCGCTGATGAGCCGTTATCCGTCCGCGAAACTCGCGCCGTGGTTCGGCGTGGCCGGCTTCTTCGTCACGTTCATGGTGATGGGCGTCTGGCATGGCGCGACGCCGGTCTTCGTCGCGTACGGCTTCGCGATGGGTCTCGGCGCGAGCCTGAACAAGATGTGGCAGCTGTTCATGACCGCGCGGCTCGGCCGCAAGGGGTATCGCGAGTTTTGCAAGGCGCCCGCCTACCTGTACTTCTGCCGTGGCCTCACGTTCGCGTATTTCGCGCTCGGCGTGACCGCGCTGTGGGTCGACATCGGCCAGCTCGCGCATCTCGGCCGAACGCTCGGCGTCGCCGGCGTGCTCGCGACGTTCGCCGCGCTGACCGTGCTCGGCGCGCTCGGCCTGCTGGCCGGCGACCTCGCGCGCAGCGGTTTCGCGTGGGCGGGCCGCGCGTTCGTCGCGGAACGGCGCGGCGGCATGCGCGCCGCGTTCGCGCTCGCGTGCGGCGTGCTGCTCACGCTCGCGGTGAACACGCTGTTCAACCAGCCTCCCGAATTCGTCTACAGGGCGTTCTGA
- a CDS encoding VOC family protein: MSGPLLTFHHHGLAVKSPDDAFCFLHTLGYTIGGSLFDPLQRVRLALCTHDAMPTVEVVWPGDGPSPIDRILRGGPSIYHTCYATPDAAAWIESVQQGGVDIVEISPPTPAILFGGRHVSFHFVSGVGVVELLHLDTAARPDRAASSEAPAADLSKLLNLSILTGGTA; encoded by the coding sequence ATGAGCGGGCCGCTGCTGACGTTCCATCATCACGGCCTCGCGGTGAAGTCGCCGGACGACGCGTTCTGCTTCCTGCACACGCTCGGCTACACGATCGGCGGCTCGCTGTTCGATCCGTTGCAGCGCGTGCGGCTCGCGCTGTGCACGCACGATGCGATGCCGACCGTCGAGGTCGTGTGGCCCGGCGATGGGCCGTCGCCGATCGACCGCATCCTGCGCGGCGGGCCGTCGATCTATCACACCTGTTATGCGACGCCCGACGCGGCCGCGTGGATCGAATCGGTCCAGCAAGGCGGTGTCGACATCGTCGAGATTTCGCCGCCGACGCCGGCGATCCTGTTCGGCGGCCGGCACGTGTCGTTTCATTTCGTGTCCGGCGTCGGCGTCGTCGAACTGCTGCATCTGGACACGGCCGCGCGGCCGGACCGCGCGGCGTCGTCCGAAGCGCCGGCGGCGGACCTGTCGAAGCTGTTGAACCTGTCAATCCTCACTGGAGGTACAGCATGA
- a CDS encoding acyl carrier protein codes for MTDHAIYEQLRPIFDDVFDAGDVALAAGTTADDVDGWDSLNHVRLMLAVQKRFNVKFAAHEIGALENVGELVALIRRKLPQAHA; via the coding sequence ATGACCGATCACGCGATCTACGAGCAGCTCCGGCCCATTTTCGACGACGTGTTCGACGCGGGCGACGTCGCGCTGGCCGCCGGCACGACCGCCGACGACGTCGACGGCTGGGACAGCCTGAACCACGTGCGGCTGATGCTGGCGGTGCAGAAACGCTTCAACGTGAAGTTCGCCGCGCACGAGATCGGCGCGCTGGAGAACGTGGGCGAACTCGTCGCGCTGATCCGCAGGAAGCTGCCGCAGGCGCACGCGTGA
- a CDS encoding mannose-1-phosphate guanylyltransferase/mannose-6-phosphate isomerase has protein sequence MNDLALPVALHAPADETRTALHVQPVILAGGSGTRLWPLSREHCPKQLIDLLDDESLLEATLRRLDRVYANAQAAAPQPVAKAATLVVCSEELRHQTIERLGRCATPTRMILEPVARNTAPALTVAALVALASAEEGVDPVLIATPADHLFADTAAFAAALEAAVEHAARGALVTLGVPPTRAETGYGYIRTGGTLDANGARGIDGFVEKPDRELAEHYVNSKAYWWNSGIFVVRASVWLDAIGRCCPAIAAACAASFEHASTDGDGALHLACDALSACPSDSIDYAVMERIGADLPVAGVVVPLIAGWSDVGAWDAVWQLSQKDADGNVARGRVLLEGTTDTFAHSDGRLVACVGVSGVVVVETADAVLVAAKDRVQDVKAVVGKLKQMRGAEANDHRKVQRPWGFYDSVDSGERFQVKRIVVKPGARLSLQMHHHRAEHWVVVRGTALVTRGDERFLLSENQSTYIPLGVTHRLENPGKTPLEIIEVQSGCYLGEDDIVRFDDQYGRAPH, from the coding sequence ATGAACGACCTCGCATTGCCCGTCGCGCTGCACGCCCCCGCGGACGAAACGCGGACCGCGCTCCATGTGCAGCCCGTGATTCTTGCCGGCGGGTCCGGCACGCGCCTGTGGCCGCTGTCGCGTGAGCACTGCCCGAAGCAGCTGATCGATCTGCTCGACGACGAATCGCTGCTCGAAGCGACGCTGCGCCGGCTCGACCGCGTGTACGCGAACGCGCAGGCCGCCGCGCCGCAGCCGGTCGCGAAGGCCGCGACGCTCGTCGTGTGCAGCGAGGAACTGCGGCATCAGACGATCGAGCGTCTCGGCCGCTGCGCCACGCCGACGCGGATGATTCTCGAACCGGTCGCGCGCAACACCGCGCCGGCGCTGACGGTCGCCGCGCTCGTCGCACTCGCGTCGGCGGAGGAAGGCGTCGATCCGGTGCTGATCGCGACACCCGCCGATCATCTGTTCGCGGACACTGCCGCGTTCGCGGCCGCGCTCGAAGCGGCGGTCGAACACGCGGCGCGCGGCGCGCTCGTCACGCTCGGCGTGCCGCCGACGCGCGCGGAAACCGGCTACGGCTACATCCGCACCGGCGGGACGCTCGACGCGAACGGCGCGCGCGGCATCGACGGTTTCGTCGAGAAACCCGACCGCGAACTGGCCGAGCATTACGTGAATTCGAAGGCCTACTGGTGGAACAGCGGCATCTTCGTCGTGCGCGCATCCGTATGGCTCGATGCGATCGGCCGCTGCTGCCCGGCGATCGCCGCCGCGTGCGCGGCGTCGTTCGAGCACGCATCGACGGACGGCGACGGCGCATTGCATCTCGCGTGCGACGCGCTGAGCGCGTGTCCGTCCGACTCAATCGACTATGCGGTGATGGAGCGCATCGGCGCGGACCTGCCGGTCGCGGGCGTCGTCGTGCCGCTGATCGCGGGCTGGTCCGACGTCGGCGCGTGGGACGCGGTGTGGCAGCTGTCGCAGAAGGACGCGGACGGCAACGTCGCGCGCGGCCGCGTGCTGCTCGAAGGCACGACCGATACGTTCGCGCACTCGGATGGCCGGCTGGTCGCGTGCGTCGGCGTGTCGGGCGTCGTCGTGGTCGAGACCGCGGACGCGGTGCTGGTCGCCGCGAAGGACCGCGTGCAGGACGTGAAGGCGGTCGTCGGCAAGCTGAAGCAAATGCGCGGCGCTGAGGCGAACGATCATCGCAAGGTGCAGCGGCCGTGGGGCTTCTATGATTCAGTCGACAGCGGCGAGCGTTTCCAGGTGAAGCGGATCGTCGTGAAGCCGGGCGCGCGCCTTTCGTTGCAGATGCATCATCACCGCGCCGAGCACTGGGTCGTCGTGCGCGGCACCGCGCTCGTCACGCGCGGCGACGAACGCTTCCTGCTGAGCGAGAATCAGTCGACCTACATTCCGCTCGGCGTCACGCACCGGCTGGAAAATCCGGGTAAAACGCCGCTCGAAATCATCGAGGTGCAGTCCGGCTGTTATCTGGGCGAGGACGACATCGTGCGCTTCGACGACCAATATGGGCGCGCGCCGCACTGA
- a CDS encoding FadR/GntR family transcriptional regulator, whose protein sequence is MDEHGNKDRSLVSKVMDGLVAGIVENRYGVILPPQDVLSREFDVSRTVMREALSMLLARHMLDVRPKIGTRIRPMRDWRMIDEDVVSWRFRAKPDKTFLRDVLEFRALIEPAACAQAAARAGAVEIAGIRDAFDALRETQPGEAGHQSADELLHARILAASGNQFFQQMAAIIRGALTLVNPILNRREGGWQDVVRAHARIVDAIERRQPQEAEAASIAMIAYTADELKRAFAPEPVEQR, encoded by the coding sequence ATGGACGAACACGGCAACAAAGACCGTTCGCTGGTCAGCAAGGTCATGGACGGGCTGGTGGCCGGCATCGTGGAGAATCGCTACGGCGTGATCCTGCCGCCGCAGGACGTGTTGTCGCGCGAGTTCGACGTGAGCCGCACGGTGATGCGCGAGGCGCTGTCGATGCTGCTCGCGCGGCACATGCTCGACGTGCGGCCGAAGATCGGCACGCGCATCCGGCCGATGCGCGACTGGCGGATGATCGACGAGGACGTGGTGTCGTGGCGGTTTCGCGCGAAACCGGACAAGACGTTCCTGCGCGACGTGCTGGAGTTTCGCGCGCTGATCGAACCGGCCGCGTGCGCGCAGGCGGCCGCGCGCGCGGGCGCGGTCGAGATCGCGGGAATCCGCGACGCGTTCGACGCGCTGCGCGAGACGCAGCCCGGCGAGGCCGGTCACCAGTCCGCCGACGAACTGCTGCACGCGCGCATTCTCGCCGCGAGCGGCAACCAGTTCTTCCAGCAGATGGCCGCGATCATTCGCGGCGCGCTGACGCTCGTGAATCCGATCCTGAACCGGCGCGAAGGGGGCTGGCAGGACGTCGTGCGCGCGCATGCGCGCATCGTCGACGCGATCGAGCGGCGTCAGCCGCAGGAGGCGGAAGCGGCGTCGATCGCGATGATCGCGTACACCGCCGACGAACTGAAGCGCGCGTTCGCGCCGGAGCCGGTCGAGCAACGCTGA
- a CDS encoding HAD-IIIC family phosphatase encodes MSASLYLELGWLPRAPADFTRRCRALANSTEPADEPAGEAIAALARHALDGAQLNRLAGVIGGALANGRDLAPLVPLTLGLICNATTDTLRAALVATAARHGFALNCVCAGYNQVVQDALSPTSALNLARPDLVLLALDHRALPMQPMPGNDSASAEMIEAAFQHVDLVVRGVRQNSGAVALVQTLARPPETLFGSLDYRTAGTWRTLCEGFNRRLADSLDNTPNLLLDVAGLAETVGLAAWHDPSVWNLAKLPFADDALPLYADHVCRVIAAWRGRSRRCLILDLDNTVWGGVIGDDGIDNIRIAEGDAVGEAHRCVQAAALALRERGVVLAVSSKNDDDVARGPFRSHPEMMLREEHIAVFQANWQDKATNITAIARELSLGLESMAFLDDNPAERGLVRGFTSQVFVPEVGDDPALFARTLSASGAFEATLYSDEDRARAGFYQANARRIALQQQAGDLDAYLRSLDMEIVFRRFDASGRARIAQLIGKSNQFNLTTRRYSEADVEAFENDPDCVAWQIRLKDVFADNGMICVLIARPRDGALAIDTWLMSCRVLGRKVETAVLQKLCAHAQAAGLRTIVGEYRPTARNRMVEQHYANFGFALAGTRADGSTWWALDADHAPDDVLPMRVVDLTPDARALNDA; translated from the coding sequence ATGAGCGCGTCGCTTTATCTGGAACTGGGCTGGCTGCCGCGCGCGCCGGCCGACTTTACGCGGCGCTGCCGCGCACTTGCGAATTCGACGGAGCCGGCCGACGAACCGGCGGGCGAAGCGATCGCCGCGCTCGCGCGGCACGCGCTCGACGGCGCGCAACTGAACCGCCTCGCCGGCGTGATCGGCGGCGCGCTCGCGAACGGCCGCGATCTCGCGCCGCTCGTGCCGCTGACGCTCGGGCTCATCTGCAACGCGACGACCGATACGCTGCGCGCGGCGCTCGTCGCGACGGCCGCGCGCCACGGTTTCGCGCTGAACTGCGTGTGCGCGGGCTACAACCAGGTCGTGCAGGACGCGCTGTCGCCGACGTCCGCGCTGAACCTCGCGCGGCCCGATCTCGTGCTGCTCGCGCTCGACCATCGCGCGCTGCCGATGCAGCCGATGCCCGGCAACGACAGCGCGAGCGCGGAGATGATCGAGGCCGCGTTCCAGCACGTCGATCTGGTGGTGCGCGGCGTGCGGCAGAACAGCGGCGCGGTCGCGCTCGTGCAGACGCTCGCGCGGCCGCCGGAGACGTTGTTCGGCAGTCTCGACTACCGCACCGCCGGCACGTGGCGCACGTTATGCGAAGGCTTCAACCGGCGGCTCGCGGACAGTCTCGACAACACGCCGAACCTGCTGCTCGACGTCGCTGGCCTCGCGGAGACGGTCGGCCTCGCGGCGTGGCACGACCCGTCGGTCTGGAACCTCGCGAAGCTGCCGTTCGCGGACGACGCGCTGCCGCTGTACGCGGACCACGTGTGCCGCGTGATCGCGGCATGGCGCGGCCGCAGCCGGCGCTGTTTGATCCTCGATCTCGACAATACCGTGTGGGGCGGCGTGATCGGCGACGACGGCATCGACAACATCCGGATCGCGGAAGGCGACGCGGTCGGCGAGGCGCATCGTTGCGTGCAGGCGGCCGCGCTCGCGCTGCGCGAGCGCGGCGTCGTGCTGGCGGTGTCGTCGAAGAACGACGACGACGTCGCGCGCGGTCCGTTCCGCTCGCATCCGGAGATGATGCTGCGCGAGGAGCACATCGCGGTGTTCCAGGCGAACTGGCAGGACAAGGCGACCAACATCACCGCGATCGCGCGCGAGCTGTCGCTCGGGCTCGAATCGATGGCGTTCCTCGACGACAACCCGGCTGAACGCGGCCTCGTGCGCGGATTCACGTCGCAGGTGTTCGTGCCGGAAGTCGGCGACGACCCGGCGCTGTTCGCGCGCACGCTGTCCGCCTCGGGCGCGTTCGAGGCGACGCTGTATTCGGACGAGGACCGCGCGCGCGCCGGCTTCTACCAGGCGAACGCGCGGCGGATCGCGTTGCAGCAGCAGGCCGGCGATCTCGACGCGTATCTGCGCTCGCTCGACATGGAGATCGTGTTCAGGCGTTTCGACGCGTCGGGCCGCGCGCGCATCGCGCAGCTGATCGGCAAGTCGAACCAGTTCAACCTGACGACGCGGCGTTATTCGGAGGCCGACGTCGAGGCGTTCGAGAACGATCCGGACTGCGTCGCGTGGCAGATCCGCCTGAAAGACGTGTTCGCGGACAACGGGATGATCTGCGTGCTGATCGCGCGGCCGCGCGACGGCGCGCTCGCGATCGACACGTGGCTGATGAGTTGCCGCGTGCTCGGCCGCAAGGTCGAGACCGCCGTGCTGCAAAAGCTCTGCGCGCATGCGCAGGCGGCGGGGCTGCGGACGATCGTCGGCGAATACCGGCCGACCGCGCGCAACCGGATGGTCGAGCAGCACTACGCGAACTTTGGTTTTGCGCTGGCCGGCACGCGCGCCGACGGCAGCACATGGTGGGCGCTCGATGCCGACCACGCGCCCGATGACGTGCTGCCGATGCGCGTGGTCGATCTGACGCCCGACGCCCGGGCGTTGAACGACGCGTAG
- a CDS encoding flippase, translated as MSAKKDAAALYVIQICNYVVPLLALPYLTRTLGPDRLGQIGFAQAFIQFFITVADFGFDLTAARKVSINRDDPVERSRLYWTVTLAKSTLAIACAGLIGLLIAFVPALREDRAVILIGLLSLAGTVLNPLWLYQGLERMPKMAVVSLGSRVVCLVPLFLFVRSSDQYLIAAATLFAPLLLSGLYLTAFAHRSGMVASWQRVTWSGIRVQTADAFQIFSGSALTFLYTYANTVVLKFVCGNVAVGYYVTADKLISPIRQLLWPLIQTMYPRVCKLYAEGRALQAEEIFRKITLVVVCFNAAAIVVVYLFGDRLILLFFGARFLPALPVLKVLIFLPLVLAIASVLMQLRLLAQGELRSLKRIYGIGAAFHVAQSIWLVMSLGALGTAISVVLTEIVVTALIWLECRGVSQRHALRKPALGIGDEPA; from the coding sequence TTGTCCGCGAAGAAAGATGCAGCGGCGCTGTACGTGATACAGATCTGCAACTACGTCGTGCCGCTCCTCGCGCTGCCGTATCTGACGAGGACGCTCGGGCCGGACCGGCTCGGGCAGATCGGCTTCGCGCAGGCGTTCATTCAGTTCTTCATTACCGTCGCGGACTTCGGTTTCGACCTGACGGCCGCGCGCAAGGTGTCGATCAATCGCGACGATCCGGTCGAGCGCTCGCGCCTCTACTGGACCGTCACGCTCGCGAAGAGCACGCTCGCGATCGCGTGCGCGGGCCTGATCGGGCTGCTGATCGCGTTCGTGCCGGCGCTGCGCGAGGATCGTGCAGTGATCCTGATCGGTTTGCTGTCGCTCGCGGGCACCGTGCTCAATCCGCTGTGGCTGTACCAGGGCCTCGAACGGATGCCGAAGATGGCGGTCGTGAGCCTCGGCTCGCGCGTCGTGTGCCTCGTGCCGCTGTTCCTGTTCGTGAGGTCGTCGGACCAGTATCTGATCGCCGCGGCGACGCTGTTCGCGCCGCTGCTGCTGTCGGGCCTCTATCTGACCGCGTTTGCGCACCGCAGCGGCATGGTCGCGTCGTGGCAGCGCGTCACGTGGTCCGGCATCCGGGTGCAGACGGCGGACGCGTTCCAGATTTTCTCCGGCTCCGCGCTGACGTTCCTGTACACGTACGCGAACACGGTCGTGCTGAAGTTCGTCTGCGGCAATGTCGCGGTCGGTTATTACGTGACCGCCGACAAGTTGATCAGCCCGATCCGCCAGCTGCTGTGGCCGCTGATCCAGACGATGTACCCGCGCGTGTGCAAGCTGTATGCGGAGGGGCGCGCGCTCCAGGCCGAAGAGATTTTCCGCAAGATCACGCTGGTCGTCGTGTGCTTCAACGCGGCCGCGATCGTCGTCGTGTACCTGTTCGGCGACCGGCTGATCCTGCTGTTCTTCGGCGCGCGTTTCCTGCCCGCGCTGCCGGTGCTGAAGGTGCTGATCTTCCTGCCGCTCGTGCTCGCGATCGCATCGGTGCTGATGCAGTTGCGGCTGCTCGCGCAGGGCGAATTGCGTTCGCTGAAGCGGATCTACGGGATCGGCGCGGCGTTTCATGTGGCGCAGTCGATATGGCTCGTGATGAGCCTCGGCGCGCTCGGCACCGCGATCTCGGTGGTGCTGACCGAGATCGTCGTGACCGCGCTGATCTGGCTGGAGTGCCGCGGCGTGAGCCAGCGTCACGCGCTGCGCAAGCCGGCGCTCGGCATCGGCGACGAGCCGGCGTGA
- a CDS encoding Gfo/Idh/MocA family protein, which yields MTDTDIRPIRWGLIGAGRIAHRFAQGLAHVPHASVGAVWSRRAEPADALAREHGALACASVEALFASGIDAVYVATLQDSHADYAIAALRAGLPVLCEKPATINGAQLERVLDAARDAQRLFMEAMKTPFYPLYRRLREHLARDPVGDVGLVRAGCSVANVPASHPSFSFEHAGGALLDIGVYEMFLATDWLGAPLDVQTIGRLGPTGVDTFASLNCRHERGIAQLFCGLDLHGYGDALLAGPLGHVTIHANWWNPVRATIRYADGRMVELDEPFEGGGLNYETAHFCDLLRAGERESPVVTHDTSRRMIAMADAARAALGLRFAGE from the coding sequence ATGACCGACACCGACATTCGACCCATACGCTGGGGACTCATCGGCGCGGGCCGCATCGCGCATCGCTTCGCGCAGGGTCTCGCCCACGTGCCGCACGCGAGCGTCGGCGCGGTGTGGTCGCGCCGCGCGGAGCCGGCCGACGCGCTCGCGCGCGAACACGGCGCGCTCGCCTGCGCAAGCGTCGAGGCGCTGTTCGCGAGCGGCATCGACGCGGTGTACGTCGCGACGTTGCAGGACAGTCACGCGGACTACGCGATCGCCGCGTTGCGCGCGGGGCTGCCGGTGTTGTGCGAAAAACCCGCGACGATCAACGGCGCGCAGCTCGAACGCGTGCTCGATGCGGCGCGCGACGCACAGCGGCTTTTCATGGAAGCGATGAAGACGCCGTTTTATCCGCTGTACCGGCGCTTGCGCGAGCACCTTGCGCGCGATCCGGTCGGCGACGTCGGCCTCGTGCGCGCAGGCTGCTCGGTTGCAAACGTGCCCGCGTCGCATCCGTCGTTCTCGTTCGAGCATGCGGGCGGCGCGCTGCTCGACATCGGCGTGTACGAGATGTTTCTCGCGACCGACTGGCTCGGCGCGCCGCTCGACGTGCAGACGATCGGCCGTCTCGGGCCGACCGGCGTCGATACGTTCGCGAGCCTGAATTGCCGTCACGAGCGCGGCATCGCGCAGCTGTTCTGCGGGCTCGATCTGCACGGTTACGGCGATGCGCTGCTCGCCGGGCCGCTCGGCCACGTGACGATCCACGCGAACTGGTGGAATCCGGTGCGCGCGACGATTCGCTACGCGGACGGCCGTATGGTCGAACTCGACGAGCCGTTCGAAGGCGGCGGCCTCAACTACGAGACCGCGCACTTCTGCGACCTGCTGCGCGCGGGCGAGCGGGAAAGCCCGGTTGTCACGCACGACACGTCGCGCCGGATGATCGCGATGGCCGACGCGGCGCGCGCGGCGCTGGGGCTGCGGTTTGCGGGGGAGTAG